A single genomic interval of Rhodanobacteraceae bacterium harbors:
- a CDS encoding uroporphyrinogen-III synthase, whose product MGKALILLTRPRRESRLATRELHAAGFEVLRAPLQFTRAAAPAKALDADLAWAGGAGIQIFVSRAAVAAACARAAPAVRAARLRLAVGSATAAALRDRGHACEVAPTGAEDSEGLLGLPSLQSVRGERIVLWAAPGGRDQLATTLSERGADVRVIFIYRRIPLRPPARVLQQLQRSPERLVLTATSGALLAELDRVLMKAGLSELRARPLIVASPRIAELARQRGYPQVEVAAGASNQALLAALDRMASRGLTR is encoded by the coding sequence GTGGGCAAGGCACTGATCCTGCTGACCCGGCCGCGTCGCGAGTCCCGACTGGCGACGAGGGAGTTGCACGCGGCCGGCTTTGAGGTGCTGCGGGCACCTCTGCAGTTCACCCGCGCGGCAGCACCCGCCAAGGCACTGGACGCCGATCTGGCCTGGGCCGGCGGTGCCGGCATCCAGATCTTCGTCAGCCGTGCTGCCGTGGCCGCGGCCTGCGCCCGTGCCGCTCCGGCAGTGCGCGCCGCCAGGCTGCGACTGGCGGTCGGATCGGCCACCGCCGCCGCACTGCGCGATCGTGGACACGCCTGCGAAGTGGCGCCCACCGGTGCGGAAGACAGCGAGGGCCTGCTCGGGCTGCCCTCATTGCAGTCGGTCCGCGGCGAGCGCATCGTGCTGTGGGCTGCCCCGGGAGGCCGCGACCAGCTGGCGACAACCCTGAGCGAACGCGGCGCTGATGTCCGGGTCATCTTCATTTATCGACGAATTCCGTTACGGCCGCCAGCGCGGGTGCTGCAGCAGTTGCAGCGCAGCCCGGAGCGCCTGGTGTTGACCGCCACCAGCGGCGCGCTGCTGGCGGAACTCGACCGGGTATTGATGAAGGCGGGACTATCCGAACTTCGGGCACGACCGCTGATCGTGGCCAGCCCACGCATTGCCGAGCTGGCGCGGCAACGCGGCTATCCCCAGGTTGAGGTCGCCGCGGGCGCCAGCAATCAGGCCTTGCTGGCCGCATTGGATCGCATGGCGAGCCGAGGCCTGACCCGCTAG